The Gallus gallus isolate bGalGal1 chromosome 28, bGalGal1.mat.broiler.GRCg7b, whole genome shotgun sequence genome has a segment encoding these proteins:
- the ACER1 gene encoding alkaline ceramidase 1 encodes MPSIFSYQSSEIDWCENNFVRSPIIAEYYNTISNVCFFILSAALLHLNRQYCQQRTVPMYFISGLLLCVGIFSMYFHMTLSYVGQLLDELSILWTLAVAYSFWYPRAHFPKCIKSRKHFYWLGGVTTVITTVMSFIKPSINAYALNCIAFHLLYLTWRELKKCNDQRVHRMAKAMVVWWVLAITSWLSDRWLCWLCQAINFPYFHSFWHVLIAVSLLYCFPLVMYFDVTYEMPAFKPKLGYWPSDSWPIVVPYIALEDPHKQC; translated from the exons ATGCCGAGCATATTCTCCTACCAGAGCTCCGAAATCGACTGGTGTGAAAACAACTTTGTGCGCTCGCCGATCATCGCAGAGTACTACAACACG ATCAGCAATGTATGCTTCTTCATCCTTTcggctgccctgctgcacctGAACCGGCAGTACTGCCAGCAGCGCACCGTGCCCATGTATTTCATCTCTGGCCTTCTCCTCTGTGTAG GTATCTTCTCCATGTACTTCCACATGACCCTGAGCTACGTGGGACAACTCTTGGATGAGCTCTCCATCCTTTGGACACTGGCTGTGGCGTATTCCTTTTGGTACCCAAGGGCTCACTTCCCCAAGTGCATCAAAAGCAG GAAGCATTTCTACTGGTTGGGTGGTGTCACCACCGTGATCACCACCGTGATGTCCTTCATCAAACCATCCATCAATGCCTATGCGCTCAATTGCATCGCCTTCCACCTGCTGTACCTGACCTGGCGCGAGCTGAAAAA GTGCAATGACCAACGTGTTCACCGGATGGCCAAAGCCATGGTGGTGTGGTGGGTGCTGGCCATCACCAGCTGGTTAAGTGACAGGTGGCTTTGCTGGCTCTGTCAGGCCATCAACTTCCCTTATTTCCACAGCTTCTG GCACGTGCTGATAGCTGTGTCCCTCCTCTACTGCTTCCCACTTGTCATGTACTTTGATGTCACCTACGAGATGCCAGCGTTCAAGCCAAAGCTGGGATATTGGCCCAGCGACTCCTGGCCCATCGTGGTACCTTACATTGCCCTGGAGGACCCTCACAAGCAGTGCTAG